The Synechococcus sp. WH 8101 sequence GAGTTGAAAAACGACCTGATAATAAGTTGAAGGGAATCGTAGAAATTCCTGCTGATACCAAGAGAGGAAAGAGAACTGCAATTATGAATGGACATACCCTAAAGAGAATTCAAGATCACTTGCGTAAAGGAATTAAGATTAGGAATCAACAGATAGAGAAATACAATCAATTCATCAAGGATGAATTATCCCTTGAAGAACTTGGAGTTGATGATGATATAAGCACTTCAGCAAAACCAAATGCTCGTTATTATGACAAGGATGGAAAGATTGATCTTGTTAAAGTAAAGAAGAGATTTCCTCGCATTAATCTGAAAACTTTGCAATACGACTTTTTAGATCCTGTTTCTAATGATGATCTATTGATGATGAATCCTTTTCTGGTGGGAAGGAAAATGTACCATGCAGAGCATATAAGAACATGGTGGAAAGAGATAATGTCAAAATGTCGGTTTGACAAAAACTATACTTTGTATTCCTTGCGATCAACTCATATTACGCATATGCTTCTTTTAGAGGGTGCGAGAATCAAGGAAGTTGCTGATAATTGTGGGACATCACAAGCAGAAATCGAAAGAACTTACCGAAGATTGAATAATCTTTTGAATATCGATAAACTTGGATTCCATCAGGACAACAAATTTGTATTCCAAGATAAGCAAGGTAGAGAAATCATATTTAAACCAGAGATGGATGATGGTTCTTTTGATTATTTGAGGTAACGACCAGTTTCTACTTTTTTCTCCACTTCCTCCAATCTCTTGAAGATGGTCTCAAAGGTCTCTGCATTGAACTCATCGTTCTCTTCCAGACGCATCACACGACGCATAAGGTCTTGATTGTCCGACGCTGTGGTGTTGGTAGTGCTCTGCGGTTTTCCAGACGTTGAGGGAGATGGAACAGGCACTCCAGAAGCACCTGAGAGCAACTCTCCTTTGGTTTTGAGGTAGGCAATGGCAAGTTGCTCCAGAACCTTCGTGTATCTCTCTCCACGACCCATACAGAAGGATCTGAACTCTTCCAGCACTACTGGATCGAAGTTTGCTGAGAATGCTCCTGCTCTTGCCATACTTCAGCCATATAGGCACTTATGCTACTGGCATAGGCAAGGTCGTGAAAAGTTTGCATGACCTTTACGACCCAGAATTTTCAGTAGAAATTTTTTTTGGTAGAAATAGAACAAGAACTGGATATTGCAAATGTAGGTTAAAGTAGTGATTGATTTTTATCGCATGATCCTGCATATCACGAATACTATTATTCATGCACATAGTTTACACGATAATTTGAATACCAAAAGACTATAGTTCTAGAAAATATTATAAAAATAAAAAATTTCTTGCGTACTTGACCTATAATTTGAGGATGCATCTCAATCATGAACTAGCAAATTTTCTTACTCGTCTAATTACGAACATCTTGACAATTTTACAACGGAAGAAGTGCAACTAGATCTTCAAAGCAATGAGAAATCATTTGTTTCCTCTGCGATGCAATTCATATTTGCTTGTAGTGCAATGCTTCACAGAGAGAGTCTTTTGCTACAATCAGGATCGGTAAGGTGCTTTGATAGTACCTTATGCAAATATCTCGATTTTTCACCACTTCATGAGGTGGATAATTCTTCAATAAACGTTTCCCGTATGCAGTGTCAGGGAAAATCATAAACCTAAATGCATCCACATCTCCCTGATTGCTTTTATGAGTGAGTATATCTATTTTGCCAATCTCAATATTGTTCAATCTTAGGTAGCATGAGTTGTGTTTTGACCAAATTCCATACGATGTTCGAGCATTGACCTCCTCATTTGAGTCACAATTGTTTAGAATCTTGTTTCTATGATCTTCATCAAAAAGAAATCTCTCTTCATCTGATTGAATAGATTGATCAACTTTTTCTGTGTCTTTTACCTCTGGAAGAGATTTGCCTTGATTAACGGTAGAGCATGAAGTTAATAATATTGCAAGGAGAATTAGTAGTTTATGCACTTTCCTCCTCTGATTCACTTTCCCTGTGATCTAAAATTTCAATATCTGAACTTTGTCTCTTTTTGCAGAATTCCAATAATGCCTCTCTTGTTATAGAGGCAATCGTTCGATCTTCGATAAATGCCAGTTTTTTAAGAGAAAGGTGAATATCATTGGATACTAAAAGAGTAATTCTTCTCATGAAATTTTAGTGTCTCTAATTAACCTCTCATGCATGAGGCAGTCATGTCAATATGAATCGCATGAAATTGGTGCTTTATGCAAAGAATGCATCAAATGCTTCGACCAATCTTGGGTACAGCAGCACAACATTCTGCTGGTTTATGCAAAATACGCATCAAATGCTTCGACCAGTCTCGAGCACAGCAGCACAGCAGCACAGCAGTTTTACTCTCTCAAACTGCTATTAACTATGTTTTCTCCAAACAATGCATTTTCTTCTGCTTGAAGGTGTTCTTTTTTCCAGTGCGATATTTGTTCTTTGAGATAGTTTATTGATGACAAATCTTCCTTTTGCTCTTCATCCAGCACGCATAGTTTTGAATAGTAAAACTCAAGTCGTTCTTCGATTTTACGAATAGAATATATCCTTTGCATTGTTATACCTCGTTACCTTTTGTGTTTAGTGCTGTAAGAGTCTCTGATTAGATCTTCCAGAAGATTCTCAATAGAGATTCTTCTCTTTTTAGACAACTCTACAAGCATGTGATAGTGAACGTTGCTTAACTTGATTTGTTTCATCGTTAATCAGATAAAAGTCAGATCCTTCTGCTGCTGATGCACTTTGTAAAGATACTTAAGTGCATATTTGTGTAGATCAGAACGAGTAGGTATGCATAAGTCGTCCATAAGTGATTTTTCAAGATTCCAGAAAGCACCTGCTTCTTTCTCCTTGTAAGACATCTGGAATCTATTTTGTTTCTTGTTTAATACTGGCATTCTTTGTGACTCCTTTTGGTGTATTGATGTTCAAGTGGGATTTTTCAGATTATCCTGTAACTTTATTGGTCTCAGTCTAAGATCACCAGACATACTTTCTTCAAACCAATTCTAAATTACTTTCTTAATGCTTTCACTCACCTTCGGTTCGTGAAAATGCCTGCGGCATGAACCTTCTTGGGATTTTATGGTTAAGACCAAAGGGACAATTTCCTGAAACTCCTTATGTAGTATATAGACAAATTAGAAGTTTAAGATGCACTCTTGCCTTTAATTCACCATGTTTACATTATAATTAAAATTCGATACTTTGTCAAGTCTATTTGACTCAGTAGGATGTTGACTTATGTGGTATCTTGTGACATAATTCACTCATGACTGAAGAGTCAATAATATGCATTTCACACTTAAATCTAATGAATATCACGGATTGCGTTAAACAGATCAAAGATGCTCTTGTCATTTCTGTGGAAGGTAAAACAGTCTATCCAGAAGATTTCCCAATTAAAGATGGTTGGGGGATAGGTTTTAAGTTTGCTTGTCCATATTGCAGCCATAGAAAGCAGAGACCATCCAAGAAAAGAGAAAAGTGTGCAAGGATTTATCCAGTGACAGGTTGTTATACTTACAGATTTAGTTGCAATAAGTGTAATCAGTCTATGAGTATCCACAACTTTCTTGAAGATAAATTCCCTTGCGTATATCAAAGATACAAGAGGGAAAAAATGATGCGGCAGAAAGACTATCGTCCTAAATTTAATGATTGAGTCTTCTCCTGTGATTTGCGTCAAGCAAGATGGTTTTCATCTTTGGTTCTACAGCAATAATAGATTGCCTGAGAATTCCAAAGAAGAGATAGAAGATATCTAATTCATGGTGCTTGTTTTGCATTTTGCATTCTTTGCTCTAATTTCTTCTCCTTGCTTGTCGAAATTTGCAAGCAACTCGTTTGTTTTCGTGTTGTAAATAAAACTTGCTCTTCCCATTGTGTCGTTACCCATAGATGCGTAGACAATTTTATCTATCTCTGCTGATGGCATTACTTCGTTGTAGACTTGATTTCCTATCTTGACGAAAATCAATTCATCTTTCTTGGGTCTGTAGATAAAGGTTTCTTCGTTGGTGCAACTAATTAGGAATTGTGGATTATGTGAGATGATCTTGTGGGTAAGTGATACTGCTGCTGCAACAACTACTGCTGTTATGAATATTTTACTTTGCATCTTGAGACTTAACATATTTCACCATTACTACAGAGCATTCATGAGATTTGATTGTATATTTGTTTTCAATGCATCTGCCAACATTGAAAGATTGAAATGACGATCTAAGTTCGTTGAAGATTTTGTCGTGAATTGTCAGTCCGACCTTTCTTGCAATGATTTCAAGTTCAACATCCATCGAAACCAATCCAGTCCCAATAGAATTTCTTCTACCACTACCAACCTTCATTACTATTGGATTGAAAATTCGATCTTTCCAAGAACTTGGTTTGATTAGTCGTTTCATGTTTTTCAAGCATACCTCCATTCTTTTATGATATTCATCCAGATTTTTGACCTTGCATAAATCACGATCGTCACCACTTTTATAATCCTCAGCACCAAAGATATAAGGCACATCATTTATTATCATGTCGAAGTGATCACTGCAGGACTCGTATTCTGCTAATTCGATGCCACAGCTATGATGGAGTGTGAGGTCTTCTGGTTTGATTCGAGTGTGTTCCAAGCATGTTCCACGAATCAAATCGAGGTTCGTGGATGACAAGTCATATCCCACGACTCGACGACCCTCGTAGGCAGCAGCAATAAGGTTGCTGCCACGACCAGCAAAATTATCCATCACCAGATCTCCTTCCTTACTAAAAAAGTTGATGAACCATCTACTCATCTCAGGATTAGTCTGATAGTTACGAACTGGATTTGTTCCAAAGTATGCCGTCCTCTTGTTGACAATAGTATCTTCTGAATCTGACACCAGTGAACATATCTTTGTAAGTTCTGTATCCTTTCTTTCCCATTTCATTATGCTTTTTGGAATTCCAATCTTATCTTTGACTTCTTTAATTTCATCAGTCCATCGATCCTGCTTAAATTTCATCTGAGCCATAACAAATGCTCTCCTGAAAGTTCGTGCTTTCCCACAAAGTAATAAATTTGCAACCTCAAGTTGAATGTGATCTGGTTCTTTTTGTAGTTTCACCATATCCATCAAGTTCTCGGCAAACTTTGTTTCTGATAGAAGATCCTTTACTTCTGGATTCAGATTGGCAACTGATCGTTTGTATTGATATGTTCTTTTTGTATATCCCATTTGTCTAGCAAGGTCTTCATTCGTGATTTTATCTTCTGTATATTGATTATTTCCCACTACTGCTTTCTTTCCAAGAGCAATTAAGAGTTCTTCTCTTTTGATGATATGTTCTGCAGTTTGAATTGCATTTAATTCAGATCGAACCAAATTTTCCTCAACCTCTATCAGTTGATCTATGCGGTCGTTGCTTTGTCGAACTGTTGCAGTAATGCTGGTTCTTCCAAGAATCTTGAATGCTTCTAATCTATGCAATCCACTCAGTAGAACATAACTCCCATCTTTAAGTGCAACACTAATGTTATGGAGCAATCCAATGTTTTTGATTGATTCAGCAAGATCTTTGATTCTTTCTTCGTCGGTTCTTCTCATTCTTCGATTGACTTTGATTTCGTCAATCGGAATTTCAATCGTATCTTTAGGTTCAGCATTCTCGTAATCGTGCAATTGCGATTCAAACACTTTTGATGCCTGCTCTGAACACTTTATAGATATTAACCACCATCACCGCAAGAGGTGGTGAAATCATTGCATTACCTCAGTTGCTCTCTTTAGTATCCTATGAACTTGAACTGGATGGAAGTACTTCCCAGTTCTGGTCTTGATTCCAGAGGAATTGAGGAGCTCGCATATCTGACGATATGTTTTTCCATCGTTTCTTAGATTTTTGATTAATTCAGAATGTTCGTAAGCATATATTCTTGCTTCGTGTTTTCTTGTTTTATTCAATTCTGCAAGTTTAGGATTTCCAAATTTTACTCCCCGTTCTTTTGCTTCTCGCATACCAGAACGAACTCTTTTAGATATAAATTCTCTTTCTTGTGATGCAAGTATACCATAAAGATGAATTTGAAAATTATCTGCATTAGGAAGTGATGCGATTCTGATATCTACATTCTTCATCTTAGTTAGACGACCAAGAGTTTCAACATCACGAGTCAATCTATCGACCTTCTGAACCAAGAGAGGGCATCGGTTCTTCTGGCAGCACTTAATTGCCTGTTCCAGCACGGGTCGTTCTTTGGCTGCTCCTGACTCGACCTCTACGAACTCTTCGATCACACGAGGGTTGTCCTGCTGCTGCAGGAAGAGGTTGATATCTCTCCTCTGTGCTGCGATGCCGTTGGAGTCGATCCCACCAGTCTTGGCAGTTGAGATTCGTAGTAGCACCACGAAATCTTGAGTTGTTCCGTTTGCCATAGACAACCTTGTGTGTTCCGTATAGGCACAATTGTATTGATGGTATAGGCAATTGGTATAGGTGTTATGCCAGTCGCATAGGTGGTATAGGCAATCTGTCTATACCGACCTCCATGTATGAGGTATCAGTCCCGTAGAGTCGTTTGAATTGCAACTCGGTTGCACTTTTCCTCACTTGGAAAAAGTTGGACCATGAGTTGGAACACCTCTCCTAATCGCACTCAGGCACTGGTTTATGGCAATCCACGACATCTTCATGCCTGCCCTCAGCTCCACCATGACTGAGGGCAAGATTGTGGAGTGGTTGAAGCAGCCTGGCGACAAGGTGGCCAGAGGGGAATCGGTGTTGGTGGTCGAGTCGGATAAGGCCGACATGGACGTGGAGTCGTTCAACGAGGGCTACCTGGCGGCCGTGTTGATGCCCGCCGGCAGCACCGCACCGGTGGGCGAAACGATCGGCCTGATCGTGGAAAGCGAGGCCGAGATTGCTGCGGCACAGGCCAAAGCCGGCGGCGGAGGTGGCGGTGCGGCCCCGGCTGCAGCAGCAGCCCCCGCAGCAGTCACGTCTGCGACCCCGGCGACTCCTGCCGCCTCTGCACCGATCGCGCCTCCAGCGCCTGCAGCCGCCGCTGTGCCGCCGCCCCTAGAGCAGCCTGCCGCTTCGGCGGATGGTCGGATTGTGGCCAGCCCTCGGGCCAAGAAATTGGCGGCCCAAATGGGCGTGGAGCTCACCAAGGTGAGGGGCAGTGGTCCGAATGGCCGGATTCAGGCTGAGGATGTGGAGCGGGCGGCCGGTCGTCCGGTGACGCCACCGCGGGTGGGTGAAGGCACGGCCGCGGCGATCGTCGCCGGGGCTGCGTCTGCATCTTCTACCGCGCCAGCCTCACCCGCTGGTAACAGTTTTGGGGCCCCTGGGGAGACCGTGGCCTTCAACACCCTGCAACAGGCCGTCAATCGCAACATGGAAGCGAGCCTGGCGGTGCCTTGCTTCCGGGTGGGCTACACCATCACGACCGACAAGCTGGACGCCTTCTACAAGCAGGTGAAGCCCAAGGGCGTCACGATGACGGCGCTGCTGGCCAAGGCTGTGGCGGTGACCCTGGCCCGGCACCCCCAAGTGAATGCCGCGACCACGGCTGCGGGGATGGCCTACCCCGCCGATGTGAACGTGGCAATCGCTGTCGCGATGGAAGACGGGGGACTGATTACTCCCGTGCTGCGCCAGGCCGATCGCACTGATCTCTACGCGATGTCTCGTCAGTGGGCCGATCTGGTGAAGCGCTCCCGCAGCAAGCAGCTGCAACCTGAGGAATACAGCACCGGCACCTTCACCCTGTCGAACCTGGGCATGTTCGGTGTGGATCGTTTTGATGCGATCTTGCCTCCGGGCACTGGTGCGATTCTGGCGGTGGCCGCATCACGGCCCACGGTGGTGGCTGGCAACGATGGCTCGATTTCCGTGAAGCGGCAGATGCAGGTGAACCTCACGGCCGACCACCGTGTGATCTACGGCGCTGATGGCGCCGCTTTCCTCAAAGATCTGGCCGAGCTGATTGAAACCAGGCCGGAAAGCCTGGCTCTGTGATCAGGGCCGCCTAAAAGTCTGTCCCTGTAGTCCTTGGCGGGCCTGTCACCATTGGGTTTCGTCAGCGGGTCTCACCGCTCCCGATGCCCGAAACCGCCTCCGTTGCAGCTGATCTGAGCGCACCGGATGATCTGATCAACTTTCTCAAGGCCATTCCCGACGGCCGCTACCGGCGTGGCGTGCGTTACCCGCAGTGGTTCCTGCTGTTGGTGGCGGTGCTTGGGATCCTGAGCGGCTGCAGGAGCTCTCGCGATCTGGAGGCTTTTGCCAAGCGGCACCGGGAGGCGCTGAACCAGGCCCTGGACCTGAACTTCAAGCGCTGGCCGTCAGATGCCACCTTCCTTTACCTGTTCAATAAGGCGCATCTTCAGCAGTTTGGCGAGGTGCTGCAGGCCTGGATGATCAGCCAGATCCCAGGTGGCGCCGAGGGTCTGGACCAACTGGTCTGCGACGGGAAAACCCTGCGGGGCTCCGCCATCGAGACAGATGACGGCAACCACCGGTTCGTTGCCCAGGTCACCGTCTACGCCCGAGCCCTTGGGGTGGCGTTGGCCCAGACGACCTATGACACCCACGAGTCCAGTGAGAAGGCAGCGCTCAAGGAGCTGCTCAGCACGCTTGATCTCAATGGCGTCCTGATCCAGGCCGACGCACTGCACACGACACAGGCGTTTTTCGCTGGTGCCTGGAGCAGGGGGCCGACCTCCTGTTGACCGTCAAATCCAACCAAAAGATCCTGTACCGGCAGATCGGCTGCCAGTTCGAGGGAAAGCGCAAGATCCCTTTTGCAGCAACGGATGTCGAGAAGCGGCACGGACGCCAGACACGCTGGGAACTCAAGGCCAAAGAGGCGCCAGAGCACATCAAGGCGAACTGGCCAGGCAGCGCCTGGATCGTGGAGGTGATCACCAGCAGCACGACCCTCAAAGGCAAGCGGGACATCGCCTGCCACAGATTCATCACCAGCCTGCGCACCACACCAGATGCTCTGCTGCGACTGGTCCGTCAGCGATGGAGCATTGAGAACGAGTGGCACTGGGTGCGCGATACGCAGCTCGGTGAGGACGCACACCGCTACACCAATCGGACCGGTGTCGGCGTGTTCTCCTTCCTGCGAACCGTGGTGATGAACCTGCTGCGCCGTGGTGGCTATCGCTCAATCCGCCAGGGCTTCCGGGAGCTGGCCTACGACATCAAAGGGATGCTGGCGTTGGGTGGGGTTCGGCTCGCGCAGGCGAATTCCGAATGACTTTCAGGCAGCCCTGGCTCTGTGATCAGGAGGGGGGCGTGGTGATCAAGCGATCGCTTCGAATTTAACGATGGCGTCGTTGTAGTCGTAATCAGAGTTGCGATCGTATTGATCTTCAAATCCAACCGTGTAGTCGCCAAGGATGCGGGTATGGGTTGATTCTCCGATCAGATCGTGCCCCAGCGCGAAGATACCCCCTTCTTCTGTGAGAAGAACAGGCGCGAAGAGGCCTGTTTCTTCAACGGTCCAAGTGAATTCGCGCTGGGAATAGGGATTCAGTGTTTTTGAGCCGAATTGCGTTCCACTTTGCTCTTGGCCAAAGGTGTTGATCAAGAGGTCATTCATTTCTGAACTGTCGATGGCGCTGCCGAGGTAGCTCGCCTCACCCGTGATTGGATCTCGGTCGATTTTGATGATGGAAAAGCGATTGGTCATAGCGGCAATCGCATTCACGGCGATTTTGAGACGAGTGCCTTCTGTAAATGAGAAATAGGTATCGTCAGAACTGTCGCGCGCGGTGTCGTCATCGCTGACGGATTCCTTGCCATCAATGACCGGTGCAAAGCTTGCCGTCGCTGAGAAAAGACTGTCGCCAGTCTTGAGTCCCAAAAGCTGATAGCCGTTATCAGTTTCCTGAAGCTGAATAGAGCCTTGGATGGGATCAGGCGAGTTTTTTGTTTGTATTTCAAACTCAAGCGAGTCACCCGCATTCATCATCAAGGCTTGAGGCCCGTTGTCGTATTCGAAAGGAGCTTCTTCATCGGATCCACCCAAGGAGCCGCTGTAGATGCGTTGACCGTCTGCAGTGAGTTTGTAGATATCGATCAAGCTCAAGTAGTCGGTATCAACTTGATCCAGGTCAATCTGGACTGAGTGATTCAATTCTTCGTCGGAGGTAAATGAGAGTTGCCCCTGCTCATTGGATTCCAGGTTCATTACGTTCATGGCTGAGAGTAGGTGAACGTATCCGCCTTTATTGATAATGCCTTCTCGTGTGGCTTGATAAATATTCTCGTAGAGATTGAAGAAGCTTGGGTCATAGGGACCTGGTCCCGAACTCAGGTTGTAGCTCGTGAAAATATTAAGTTCACCCTTTTGTTTTTCTTTGATGGCAAAGTAGGGATTGTCAATGGTTTCGACGTCGAGCTTGTAATAAGCAAGGTAGGTGGCTTTCTCTTCATCGTCCTGCCATTCATCACTGTTGTCCCATTGCCAGACGGGCTTTTCACCCTGCCATGCCGATCGATCAAAGATGTATGGAAACGCTGCTGGGGTGTTGAATGGGGCGAAGTCCCGCACTTGACTGTCGGATTGCCAGGAGGCGAGAGATCCTTCTCCGCCAAATAGCTTGGCCAGGTCTATCGGCACAGTGAAATCTTTGTCGAGACCTGTGACTTCTTTGGGAATAATCCCTGGGTCGGTATTGTTGACAAAAAAAGTAAGATCAAAATCTTGATCAACCCCATGCTCTCTTTGGATTTCGCTGACGATATTGGCGACTGTTGTGTTGTCGACGTAGCCGCCGTCGATGAATCTATAGTTTTGTGCGTTGGTTAGTTCGTTGAGGTTTTTGAAATTTTCTGGGTTTTCGTAGCGGGCTACTCCTCCAGAAAGGCTCACTGGCACAGCAAAGTTTGAGAATGCTCTGCTGAGTGTTGAAGAGAATCCCGTGATAATTGGTTTCAGGGTTGCATCAAAGGCGCCGTCTAGGACGTTGTTTAATACACTGACAACACCAGACCTAAGTCGTGGAGGGATCCAAGACAGGAGGCTTTCTGTTGTGGAATTTAGTTGAGATTTAATACTCTCAGGGTCGAGGTCGACACCCAGCTTGTCTTTAATCAGCCTGTTGAATGAGTTGATGGATGAAATATCTCCCGCGAAAGCTCCCGACAGGGTGGCTGCCTCGATAATTGAAAGATCGAGATTCAGTTCATTGTTCAGAGCTGCTCTCTTAGTATCGGTTGGGTTGCTAAAAAGATTGAATTGATTGAATTGTTGCTCGAAGCTGCCACTCAGGGATGTAAATTTATTTGTTGGATTGACTCCGCCTCCGATCACCATGCTCATGGGCGTGATCAGCTGACCTTCGCGAAGCTCAGGGCTGTTTGATGTTGCACTCGTTGTGTAATATCGAGCAAGATTGCCAAACGAAGATACCCTTGTATTGTTGAATGCTCCAGGAAGAATCAGTTGCAGGCTCGTTGCCCATGGGTTGCGATTGATTTCGTTGAACCCTCTGGACATCAGGGTGCTCATTCCATAGGGGGAATAGGCGGTATTTTTGACTAAATCGAGCCAATTAAAATTGTTTTGCGAGGCAAGGTACAGAAGCGTCGGGTAAAGGCCGTATTCGTTCCATGCTGTTTGTAGGGCCTGGATGGACCCAAGGCTGTTAACAGCGAGATCGACAACTCCATTGTTGATTGTGGAGACGATGTCCGCGATAATGTCGTTTTTTCCGAGGAATAGTTCTGCTAATTTTGCTGGAGCGACTACGAGAGGATTGCTGTTTAGCGCTTGATAGAGAGATGTTGACTTGATGTTTTTATTGAGTTCTTCTTTGAGGATTCTTTTGATCAGTTCGGCAGCCTCTGTGGCATTCGGCTGAAAAATCTGCCGTTGCTGGCCCATGTAGCCACTGGTGAACCAGTCGTCGGCCTGATTGGCTAGGGCGTCGGCGAAGCCTGGCGAGTAGCTGAGCATGGTGAGAAACCAGCTACCACCCGAGTTGCCAGCCGCCCCGTTGAAGTTGTTGAGCAGCAGTCCAAAATCGCCATCGGTTGCGCCACGTTCGCGCGCCATCTGCAGCGCCGCGCTCATCATTCCCGACGACACCGTATGGGTGTTCCATCCGCCGCCGGAGAAGCCGAGATAGCGCAGCGGAGTGGCCATGGACTACTGGATTAATGCGTTTTCTGCACTTTAAGAGGCGCTGGAAGGTGTTGATCCCCAGCTCACCCGTCTTGGTCTGGTCTCATTCCGGGGCTGTCGGCATCCGGTGCCCTTGGCATGATTCCAGCGTGGTGACGCACGCTGCTTCGCATGTCTCGGCTCTCGTCCCTGTTGGGGCGCCCCCTCCCGCGCTCGGCGGCAGCCGATGAGCGCCTGCCCAATGTGCAGGCTCTGCCGATCCTCTCGTCCGACGCACTCTCCTCGGTGGCTTACGCCACGGAGGCCGCCCTGGGGGTGTTGATCCTGGGCGGGAGCGCCGCTCTGGGGCTGTCGGTGCCGATCACCCTGGCGATCATCGCCTTGATCGCCATCGTGGTGTTGTCGTATCGCCAGGCGATCGCTGCCTATCCCAATGGTGGCGGCTCCTACGTGGTGGCGCGCGACAACCTGGGCCGCAATGTGGGGCTGGTGGCTGCCGCCGCTCTGCTGATCGACTACACGCTCACGGCTGCGGTGAGCCTGATGGCCGGCACCCAGGCCCTGTCCTCCTTGGTGCCGGAGCTGTTGCCCCATGAGGTGTCGCTGTCGCTGCTGCTGTTGGCGCTGGTGGGCTGGGCGAATCTTCGCGGTGTGAAGGAGGCCGGCCGTGTGTTTGCGATCCCCACCTATGCCTTTGTGGTGATGGTGGTGCTCCTCACCCTGGCGGGTCTCAAAGACCTCACCTTCCACCACGGTTGGGCTCCTGACGCCCCGCCGGTGGTGCAGGGGCTGGAGCCGATTGGCCTGTTTCTGATTCTGCGTGCCTTCAGCTCCGGATGCTCGGCGATGACGGGAATCGAGGCGATCGCCAATGGCGTGAAGGTGTTCAAGGAACCCGCCCCCGCCAATGCGCGCAAGACGCTGCTGGTGATGGGGGTGTTGCTCTCGGCGATGTTCCTGGCGGTGAGCGGCATGGGGTTCATGTATGGCATCGCCCCCAACCCCAAGGTCACTGTGCTGGCACAGATCGGAATGCGGGTGTTCGGCGAGAACAGTGCCTTGCTGTGGGCCTTGCAGATCGCCACCCTGTTGATTCTGGTGCTGGCCGCCAACACCGCCTTCGCTGGCTTTCCGCGCCTGGCCGCCATGCTGGCGGAAGATCGCTGCCTACCTCGGCAGATGAGCTGGCTGGGCGATCGGTTGGTGTATCAGAACGGCATCGGTGTGCTGTTGGCCTTTACGGCTGTGATCATCCTGATCTGCCGTGGTGACACCACGGTGGCGGTGAATCTCTATGCCCTCGGGGTGTTCACCGCGTTCACGCTGTCGCAGCTGGGTCTGGTGCGCCGCTGGGCACGGCTCAGGGGAGAGGGGTGGCAGGGGCGGATGCTGATGAATGCCCTTGGCGCCCTCGCCACCTTCCTGGTGTTGGTGGTGATTGTGGTGAGCAAGTTCGATGAGGGGGCCTGGACGGTGGTGATCGCGATCCCTCTCCTGGTGGCGGGATTGGCACGGATCCGTCGTCGCTACCGCCAGGTGTATGCGGCGATCGCGCCAGCGGAGGGGATGGCGCCGCTCAGCTGCCCGCCGCGAACCACCGCGACGGGCCATCACTGCATCGTCTGGATCGCCGGGCTCACCATGCCGTCGTTCGAAGCGGTGCGGTATGCCTGTTCCTTCGCTGACTCGGTCACGGCTGTGATGGTGCTGGAGGAGGCGGATGAGGCTGGCTTGATCAGCGCGGAGTGGGACCGCTTGGTTGGAACGCAGACGGGCAATCTTGAGTTCAAATTGCTCGACAGCCCGTTCAGTTCGCTGTT is a genomic window containing:
- a CDS encoding DUF4114 domain-containing protein, whose amino-acid sequence is MATPLRYLGFSGGGWNTHTVSSGMMSAALQMARERGATDGDFGLLLNNFNGAAGNSGGSWFLTMLSYSPGFADALANQADDWFTSGYMGQQRQIFQPNATEAAELIKRILKEELNKNIKSTSLYQALNSNPLVVAPAKLAELFLGKNDIIADIVSTINNGVVDLAVNSLGSIQALQTAWNEYGLYPTLLYLASQNNFNWLDLVKNTAYSPYGMSTLMSRGFNEINRNPWATSLQLILPGAFNNTRVSSFGNLARYYTTSATSNSPELREGQLITPMSMVIGGGVNPTNKFTSLSGSFEQQFNQFNLFSNPTDTKRAALNNELNLDLSIIEAATLSGAFAGDISSINSFNRLIKDKLGVDLDPESIKSQLNSTTESLLSWIPPRLRSGVVSVLNNVLDGAFDATLKPIITGFSSTLSRAFSNFAVPVSLSGGVARYENPENFKNLNELTNAQNYRFIDGGYVDNTTVANIVSEIQREHGVDQDFDLTFFVNNTDPGIIPKEVTGLDKDFTVPIDLAKLFGGEGSLASWQSDSQVRDFAPFNTPAAFPYIFDRSAWQGEKPVWQWDNSDEWQDDEEKATYLAYYKLDVETIDNPYFAIKEKQKGELNIFTSYNLSSGPGPYDPSFFNLYENIYQATREGIINKGGYVHLLSAMNVMNLESNEQGQLSFTSDEELNHSVQIDLDQVDTDYLSLIDIYKLTADGQRIYSGSLGGSDEEAPFEYDNGPQALMMNAGDSLEFEIQTKNSPDPIQGSIQLQETDNGYQLLGLKTGDSLFSATASFAPVIDGKESVSDDDTARDSSDDTYFSFTEGTRLKIAVNAIAAMTNRFSIIKIDRDPITGEASYLGSAIDSSEMNDLLINTFGQEQSGTQFGSKTLNPYSQREFTWTVEETGLFAPVLLTEEGGIFALGHDLIGESTHTRILGDYTVGFEDQYDRNSDYDYNDAIVKFEAIA
- a CDS encoding APC family permease; the protein is MSRLSSLLGRPLPRSAAADERLPNVQALPILSSDALSSVAYATEAALGVLILGGSAALGLSVPITLAIIALIAIVVLSYRQAIAAYPNGGGSYVVARDNLGRNVGLVAAAALLIDYTLTAAVSLMAGTQALSSLVPELLPHEVSLSLLLLALVGWANLRGVKEAGRVFAIPTYAFVVMVVLLTLAGLKDLTFHHGWAPDAPPVVQGLEPIGLFLILRAFSSGCSAMTGIEAIANGVKVFKEPAPANARKTLLVMGVLLSAMFLAVSGMGFMYGIAPNPKVTVLAQIGMRVFGENSALLWALQIATLLILVLAANTAFAGFPRLAAMLAEDRCLPRQMSWLGDRLVYQNGIGVLLAFTAVIILICRGDTTVAVNLYALGVFTAFTLSQLGLVRRWARLRGEGWQGRMLMNALGALATFLVLVVIVVSKFDEGAWTVVIAIPLLVAGLARIRRRYRQVYAAIAPAEGMAPLSCPPRTTATGHHCIVWIAGLTMPSFEAVRYACSFADSVTAVMVLEEADEAGLISAEWDRLVGTQTGNLEFKLLDSPFSSLLDPFCDYVEQEEKQHPERTTTVVMPMAIPRDRLDMTLLNQRALNLFRALSTDGSRVFSIVRYYVEEPA